A part of Candidatus Eremiobacterota bacterium genomic DNA contains:
- a CDS encoding Ldh family oxidoreductase, protein MGRDGTVLFPLELVRQTRSARRTPFGPRNHAGMIGEAPSPIRAREADEHDFIVRALRAVGVSEPDANDVAGVLVAADLRGVESHGIARLDLFYVRRIEAGVVVPRPAYTALCDRPTQLALDAGNGLGHPAGIFAMRKTLEKAREQGLAFATVRNSNHYGIAAYYAMMALEHGMIGLSMTNSTHLAVPTFGRQKTQGTNPIAVAIPADGHPPYVLDMATTGVTFGRLEVSDRKGKPLKPGWAVDADGRETLDAALAMTSGALLPLGGYGTENGGHKGYGLGALVEILCGVLSGGMFGTDLRLDERGLHGGSVGHFFAAFKIDALRDGAVFQRDLARELCAFEESAPAPGAERVMTAGEPERLNTERYRREGVPIDPKVWDGIDALAERLGIEKLERFTVG, encoded by the coding sequence GTGGGCCGGGACGGTACGGTTCTCTTCCCATTGGAGCTCGTCCGGCAAACGCGCTCGGCGAGGAGGACGCCGTTCGGCCCGCGCAACCACGCCGGGATGATCGGCGAAGCGCCTTCACCCATCCGCGCCCGTGAAGCGGACGAGCACGACTTCATCGTGCGCGCGCTGCGCGCGGTCGGCGTGAGCGAGCCCGACGCGAACGACGTCGCCGGGGTGCTGGTCGCGGCCGATCTGCGCGGCGTCGAGTCGCACGGGATCGCGCGGCTCGACCTGTTCTACGTGCGCCGCATCGAAGCCGGCGTCGTCGTGCCGCGGCCGGCGTACACGGCGCTCTGCGACCGGCCGACCCAGCTCGCGCTCGACGCCGGCAACGGGCTCGGGCACCCGGCCGGCATCTTCGCGATGCGCAAGACGCTCGAGAAGGCGCGCGAGCAGGGGCTGGCGTTCGCGACGGTCCGCAACTCGAACCACTACGGGATCGCCGCGTACTACGCGATGATGGCGCTCGAGCACGGCATGATCGGGCTCTCGATGACCAACTCGACGCACCTCGCGGTGCCGACGTTCGGCCGGCAGAAGACGCAAGGGACGAACCCGATCGCCGTCGCGATCCCGGCCGACGGCCACCCGCCGTACGTGCTCGACATGGCGACGACCGGCGTGACGTTCGGCCGGCTCGAAGTCAGCGACCGCAAGGGAAAGCCGCTCAAGCCCGGCTGGGCGGTCGACGCGGACGGCCGCGAGACGCTCGACGCCGCGCTCGCGATGACGAGCGGCGCGCTGCTTCCGCTCGGCGGCTACGGCACCGAGAACGGCGGCCACAAAGGCTACGGGCTCGGCGCGCTGGTGGAAATTCTGTGCGGCGTGCTCTCCGGCGGCATGTTCGGCACCGACCTGCGCCTCGACGAGCGCGGCCTGCACGGCGGCTCGGTGGGCCACTTCTTCGCCGCCTTCAAGATCGACGCGCTGCGGGATGGCGCCGTGTTCCAGCGCGACCTCGCGCGCGAGCTGTGCGCGTTCGAAGAGAGCGCGCCGGCACCGGGCGCTGAACGCGTGATGACCGCCGGCGAGCCCGAGCGGCTGAACACCGAACGCTATCGCCGCGAAGGCGTGCCGATCGATCCGAAAGTGTGGGACGGGATCGACGCGCTGGCCGAGCGCCTCGGCATCGAGAAGCTGGAGCGCTTCACCGTTGGCTGA
- a CDS encoding 2-dehydropantoate 2-reductase produces the protein MKIGIVGAGAIGLTLGAALAKAHDVLVLARRAATAELLARDGITVAGEAEAKQVRVHATIEPERFADRDAVLVAVKAYATADSLAPLRGVLPAHALVASVQNGIDNAAHARAALPENRVIAGSTMQGAISLGEGRVRVVNRGETTFARDDRALPTSFDLAHAFIEAGLEARVVDDVEPVLWRKLLVNAALNPLGALAARTNGAVATDPDLAPLAEILAAEAAAVAASEGVEAGDPWGTVEAAARASAANRNSMLQDLDAGRPTEIDAISGAILRRARAHGIAVPLTETMLRLVRGRERSALRAGHGDEP, from the coding sequence ATGAAGATCGGAATCGTCGGCGCCGGCGCGATCGGCTTGACGCTCGGCGCCGCGCTCGCGAAAGCGCACGACGTGCTGGTGCTCGCACGCCGCGCCGCGACGGCGGAGCTGCTCGCGCGCGACGGGATCACGGTCGCCGGCGAGGCCGAGGCCAAGCAGGTTCGGGTACACGCGACGATCGAGCCGGAGCGTTTCGCGGACCGCGACGCCGTGCTCGTCGCGGTGAAAGCCTACGCGACCGCCGACTCGCTCGCGCCGCTGCGCGGCGTGCTGCCGGCCCACGCGCTCGTCGCCTCGGTGCAGAACGGGATCGACAACGCCGCGCACGCGCGCGCCGCGCTGCCGGAGAACCGGGTGATCGCCGGTTCCACGATGCAGGGCGCGATCTCGCTGGGCGAAGGCCGCGTGCGCGTCGTCAACCGCGGCGAGACGACCTTCGCGCGCGACGACCGCGCGCTGCCGACCAGCTTCGATCTCGCCCACGCGTTTATCGAGGCCGGGCTCGAGGCGCGCGTCGTGGACGACGTCGAGCCCGTGCTGTGGCGCAAGCTGCTCGTCAACGCCGCGCTCAACCCGCTCGGCGCGCTCGCCGCGCGCACGAACGGCGCCGTCGCGACCGATCCGGACCTCGCCCCGCTCGCTGAGATCCTCGCCGCCGAAGCGGCCGCGGTCGCCGCGTCGGAAGGCGTCGAGGCCGGCGACCCCTGGGGGACGGTCGAAGCAGCGGCGCGAGCCTCGGCGGCGAACCGGAACTCGATGCTCCAGGATTTGGACGCCGGCCGCCCGACCGAGATCGACGCGATCTCCGGCGCGATCCTCCGGCGCGCCCGCGCGCACGGAATCGCCGTGCCGCTGACCGAGACGATGCTGCGGCTGGTGCGCGGCCGCGAGCGCTCCGCGCTCAGGGCCGGCCACGGAGACGAGCCGTGA
- a CDS encoding 2-oxo acid dehydrogenase subunit E2 has product MSVEFPKLADTLVDGIVSAWYKQPGDAVKKGEPLFAVETDKVNADVESPHDGVLAEILVPAGERAGVGQLLARFASAGVIEARPLAAPASSDGGLSSMRRRIAERMAEARATITQGSCARLVDLSSIERHGVSWTAYFVKAFAQALEADRIGVAVEVPGGLVVPVVPDARDAALHDISVRIADFAERARRSALKPADVGGAAATVTNVGAAGTLLAFPLIAPGEPAILAPGAIDDGRCWLALCYDRARYDEYGADRLLADVAARLAAFGSVTG; this is encoded by the coding sequence ATGAGCGTCGAATTTCCCAAGCTGGCCGACACGCTCGTCGATGGGATCGTCTCGGCTTGGTACAAGCAACCCGGAGACGCCGTCAAGAAGGGCGAGCCGCTCTTCGCCGTCGAGACCGACAAAGTGAACGCCGACGTCGAGTCGCCGCACGACGGCGTGCTCGCCGAGATTCTCGTGCCGGCGGGCGAGCGCGCCGGGGTCGGCCAGCTCCTCGCGCGCTTCGCCTCTGCCGGCGTGATCGAAGCGCGTCCGCTCGCCGCGCCGGCGTCGTCGGACGGCGGCCTTTCTTCGATGCGCCGCCGGATCGCGGAGCGGATGGCCGAAGCGCGCGCGACGATCACTCAAGGTTCTTGCGCGCGGCTCGTCGATCTGAGCAGCATCGAACGCCACGGCGTGTCGTGGACGGCGTACTTCGTCAAAGCGTTCGCGCAGGCGCTCGAAGCCGACCGCATCGGCGTCGCCGTCGAAGTGCCCGGCGGGCTCGTCGTTCCGGTCGTCCCCGACGCGCGCGACGCCGCGCTGCACGACATCTCGGTGCGCATCGCGGACTTCGCCGAGCGCGCGCGCCGCAGCGCGCTCAAACCGGCCGATGTCGGCGGCGCAGCGGCAACGGTGACGAACGTCGGCGCAGCCGGGACGCTGCTCGCGTTTCCGCTGATCGCGCCCGGCGAGCCGGCGATCCTCGCGCCCGGCGCCATCGACGACGGCCGTTGCTGGCTCGCGCTCTGCTACGATCGCGCGCGCTACGACGAGTACGGCGCGGACCGGCTGCTGGCCGACGTCGCCGCGCGCCTCGCCGCGTTCGGTTCCGTCACAGGCTGA
- a CDS encoding FAD-dependent oxidoreductase produces MATMNVRCCIAGGGPAGMMLGFLLARAGVEIAVLEKHADFLRDFRGDTVHPSTLEVMGELGLLDDFLKLPHTEVSTIGGMVNDVAVEIADLRPLRTRCNFIALMPQWDFLNFLAERGARYATFRVLMRAEVTELILEGGRVAGVRAATPDGPLEVRADLVVGADGRHSTVRARAGFAVQDLGAPIDVLWMRLPKHADDPISRFGYFEAGRLLVTLDRGDYWQCAYVIAKGGFAALQARGLQTLREEIVALAPFLRERVEQLHDWDDVKLLTVVVDRLSRWYRPGLLCIGDAAHAMSPMGGVGINLAIQDAVATANILAQPLSTGSVTERDLRAVQRRRTFPMRAIQAMQVFVAGRAFRNIGAAQPGPSRPGWVPWPVRLLLRFPFLRRLPAWFIGVGPRPEHVRTPERATPRSG; encoded by the coding sequence ATGGCGACGATGAACGTGCGATGCTGCATCGCGGGCGGCGGCCCGGCCGGGATGATGCTCGGCTTCCTGCTGGCCCGGGCCGGCGTCGAGATCGCCGTGCTCGAGAAGCACGCGGACTTTCTGCGCGACTTCCGGGGCGACACGGTGCACCCGTCGACGCTCGAGGTCATGGGCGAGCTGGGCCTGCTCGACGACTTTCTCAAGCTCCCGCACACCGAGGTCAGCACGATCGGCGGCATGGTCAACGACGTCGCGGTCGAGATCGCCGATCTGCGCCCGCTGCGAACGCGCTGCAACTTCATCGCCCTCATGCCGCAATGGGATTTCTTGAACTTCTTGGCGGAGCGCGGCGCGCGGTATGCGACGTTCCGCGTGCTCATGCGCGCGGAAGTGACGGAGCTCATCCTCGAGGGCGGGCGCGTCGCGGGGGTTCGCGCCGCCACTCCGGACGGGCCGTTGGAGGTCCGAGCCGACCTCGTGGTCGGCGCCGACGGCCGGCATTCGACCGTGCGCGCGCGAGCCGGCTTCGCGGTGCAGGATCTCGGCGCGCCGATCGACGTGCTGTGGATGCGGCTGCCGAAACACGCCGACGACCCGATCTCGCGGTTCGGATACTTCGAGGCGGGACGGCTGCTGGTGACGCTCGACCGCGGCGACTACTGGCAGTGCGCGTACGTCATCGCGAAAGGCGGCTTCGCCGCGCTGCAGGCCCGTGGGCTTCAGACGCTGCGCGAGGAGATCGTCGCGCTCGCGCCGTTCCTTCGCGAGCGGGTCGAGCAATTGCACGACTGGGACGACGTGAAGCTGCTGACGGTCGTCGTCGACCGCCTTTCGCGCTGGTACCGGCCGGGGCTGCTGTGCATCGGCGACGCCGCGCACGCGATGTCGCCGATGGGCGGCGTCGGGATCAACCTCGCCATCCAGGACGCCGTCGCCACCGCGAACATCCTGGCCCAGCCGCTTTCGACCGGGAGCGTGACCGAACGCGATCTGCGCGCGGTGCAGCGGCGGCGAACGTTTCCGATGCGCGCGATCCAGGCGATGCAGGTGTTCGTCGCCGGCCGCGCGTTCCGCAACATCGGCGCAGCGCAGCCCGGGCCTTCGCGACCCGGCTGGGTTCCCTGGCCGGTGCGGCTGCTGCTGCGCTTTCCGTTCCTGCGGCGGTTGCCGGCGTGGTTCATCGGCGTCGGCCCGCGCCCCGAGCACGTCCGCACGCCGGAGCGCGCTACACCGCGATCCGGGTAG
- a CDS encoding cupin produces MLTHEPHVRASGARALERCVRSDVRRFFADVWSQRPLLIEHRDDAAFGDLFSLESVDRILSGTFPRRPAVRLVKDGAELPPSTYVRTVSLGSEWLHDVIDAGRVYDAFQKGATIVVQGLQRYWEPVMRFTRDLELELSHPVQVNAYVSPPGERGLGVHYDTHDVFVLQISGSKRWNVHERAVEFPLPHQRSRAAPVAAQSLIEHELLAGQSLYVPRGFLHEAIATTQVSVHLTVGILCYTWKDLFDQVFRDTEDVAAFREALPAGFAHDVAAHAPAIAAKLRALAEWVEERDPHALGERLANRFLSSRAPIRFGQFEQLPLIAALDARSAVRLRPGNVFGVRAAEADEIAVALGDRTLVMPAALEPALRFVARGEPFTPAELEMFEDLESAIAFVRRLAREGALEILSL; encoded by the coding sequence GTGCTGACGCACGAGCCGCACGTGCGCGCGAGCGGTGCGCGCGCGCTGGAGCGCTGCGTCCGCTCGGACGTCCGGCGCTTCTTCGCGGACGTCTGGTCGCAGCGGCCGCTGCTGATCGAGCACCGTGACGACGCGGCGTTCGGCGATCTCTTCTCGCTCGAAAGCGTCGACCGCATCCTGTCCGGAACCTTTCCGCGCCGCCCCGCGGTGCGGCTGGTCAAGGACGGGGCGGAGCTTCCGCCGAGCACGTACGTGCGCACCGTCAGCCTTGGCTCCGAGTGGCTGCACGACGTCATCGACGCAGGCCGGGTCTACGACGCGTTTCAAAAGGGCGCGACGATCGTCGTGCAAGGCTTGCAGCGCTATTGGGAACCCGTCATGCGCTTCACGCGCGACCTCGAGCTGGAGCTCTCGCATCCGGTTCAGGTGAACGCGTACGTCTCGCCGCCCGGCGAGCGCGGCTTGGGCGTCCACTACGACACGCACGACGTCTTCGTGCTTCAGATCAGCGGCTCGAAGCGCTGGAACGTCCACGAGCGCGCCGTCGAGTTTCCGCTCCCGCACCAGCGCTCGCGCGCCGCCCCGGTTGCGGCGCAGTCGCTGATCGAGCACGAGCTCCTCGCCGGCCAGTCGCTCTACGTCCCGCGCGGCTTTCTGCACGAAGCGATCGCGACGACGCAGGTCTCCGTCCATCTCACGGTCGGCATCTTGTGCTACACCTGGAAAGACCTGTTCGACCAAGTGTTCCGGGACACCGAGGACGTCGCGGCCTTTCGCGAGGCGCTGCCGGCCGGGTTCGCGCACGACGTCGCCGCGCACGCGCCGGCGATCGCCGCGAAACTGCGCGCGCTTGCCGAATGGGTGGAGGAGCGTGACCCGCACGCGCTCGGCGAGCGGCTCGCGAACCGCTTTCTCTCCTCGCGCGCGCCGATCCGGTTCGGCCAGTTCGAACAGCTCCCGCTGATCGCCGCGCTCGATGCGCGCAGCGCGGTGCGGCTGCGGCCCGGCAACGTCTTCGGCGTCCGCGCCGCCGAGGCGGACGAGATCGCGGTCGCGCTCGGCGACCGCACGCTGGTGATGCCGGCGGCGCTCGAGCCGGCGCTGCGCTTCGTCGCGCGCGGCGAGCCCTTCACGCCGGCCGAGCTCGAGATGTTCGAAGACCTCGAGAGCGCGATCGCGTTCGTGCGCCGCTTGGCGCGCGAAGGCGCGCTCGAGATCCTCAGCCTGTGA
- a CDS encoding thiolase family protein: MAHAVVVDALRTPIGRYGGALAPVRPDDLASYAIRALVERTKLDPESLDDLFWGAANQAGEDCRNGGRMASLLAGLPPSVPGTTLNRLCGSGLQALNSAYHAIAAGVIDVAVAGGAESMTRAPFVILKSEKPYDRAPDIHDTTLGNRMVNPRLAAMYPPLTLGETAEKVAEQFGVTREDQDRFAYESQMKCKAAVASGKFGAELVPVRVEQGKKSYEMTQDEPPRPETTLEALANLKPAFKANGTVTAGNSSPLNDGAAALLLCSAEAAEQRGWQPLARVVTSATFGVDPSVMGIGPIGATRKALARAKLDVRDLDLVELNEAFAAQSVACVKELGIDPAIVNVNGGAIALGHPLGCSGARIATTLLHELKRRGGRYGLATMCIGMGQGIATIFERL, translated from the coding sequence ATGGCCCACGCAGTTGTTGTCGACGCGCTCCGCACGCCGATCGGGCGGTACGGCGGCGCCCTCGCCCCCGTTCGCCCCGACGACCTCGCCTCGTACGCGATCCGCGCCCTGGTGGAGCGCACCAAGCTCGACCCCGAGTCGCTCGACGACCTCTTCTGGGGCGCGGCGAACCAGGCCGGCGAGGACTGCCGCAACGGGGGCCGGATGGCGAGCCTGCTCGCGGGCCTCCCGCCGAGCGTCCCCGGCACGACGCTGAACCGGCTCTGCGGCAGCGGGCTGCAAGCGCTGAACTCGGCCTACCATGCGATCGCGGCCGGCGTGATCGACGTCGCGGTCGCCGGCGGCGCCGAGTCGATGACGCGCGCGCCGTTCGTGATCCTCAAGTCCGAGAAGCCGTACGACCGCGCGCCGGACATCCACGACACGACGCTGGGCAACCGCATGGTGAACCCGCGGCTCGCCGCGATGTACCCGCCGCTCACGCTCGGCGAGACGGCGGAAAAGGTCGCGGAGCAGTTCGGCGTGACGCGCGAAGACCAGGACCGCTTCGCCTACGAGAGCCAGATGAAGTGCAAGGCCGCCGTCGCGAGCGGAAAGTTCGGCGCGGAGCTCGTCCCGGTGCGCGTCGAGCAGGGGAAGAAGAGCTACGAGATGACCCAGGACGAGCCGCCGCGCCCCGAGACGACGCTCGAAGCGCTGGCGAACTTGAAGCCTGCGTTCAAGGCGAACGGGACGGTGACGGCCGGCAACTCCTCACCGCTCAACGACGGCGCCGCGGCGCTGCTGCTGTGCAGCGCCGAGGCGGCGGAGCAGCGCGGCTGGCAGCCGCTCGCGCGGGTGGTGACGTCGGCGACGTTCGGCGTCGATCCGAGCGTGATGGGGATCGGCCCGATCGGCGCGACGCGCAAAGCGCTCGCGCGCGCGAAGCTCGACGTTCGCGATCTCGACTTGGTCGAGCTGAACGAAGCGTTCGCCGCGCAGAGCGTCGCCTGCGTCAAGGAGCTCGGGATCGACCCGGCGATCGTCAACGTCAACGGCGGCGCGATCGCGCTCGGCCACCCGCTCGGCTGCAGCGGCGCGCGCATCGCGACGACGCTGCTGCACGAGCTGAAGCGCCGCGGCGGCCGCTACGGCTTGGCGACGATGTGCATCGGAATGGGCCAGGGAATCGCGACGATCTTCGAGCGGCTCTAG
- a CDS encoding enoyl-CoA hydratase/isomerase family protein: protein MDRTPKQPVDHRAETADGVATITLARPQSYNALTADLLESLLATFRALERDAGVRAIVLTGEGKGFCAGQALDDPRTLPPGGKPDLGATVERRYGPLLLKILTIEKPVIAAVNGVAAGAGMGLACACDFRIVAESASFTTAFVKIGLVPDSGLSLTLPKLIGYAKALELCMLSDKIDAARADALGLCTKVVPLERCLAEAQSLAATLAKGPRALGLIKRELIRNGLGEVQHALAYEAHLQSVAGATEDFAEGLAAFAGKRAPKFRGA, encoded by the coding sequence ATGGATCGCACGCCAAAGCAGCCCGTCGACCACCGCGCCGAAACCGCGGACGGCGTCGCGACGATCACCCTGGCGCGGCCGCAGTCGTACAACGCCCTGACCGCGGATCTGCTGGAGTCGCTGCTCGCGACGTTTCGCGCGCTCGAGCGCGACGCCGGGGTGCGCGCGATCGTGCTGACCGGCGAAGGGAAAGGGTTCTGCGCGGGCCAGGCGCTCGACGATCCGCGCACGCTTCCGCCGGGCGGGAAGCCCGACCTCGGCGCGACGGTGGAGCGCCGCTACGGCCCGCTGCTGCTGAAAATTCTCACCATCGAAAAGCCGGTGATCGCGGCGGTGAACGGCGTCGCCGCGGGCGCCGGAATGGGGCTCGCGTGCGCGTGCGACTTCCGGATCGTCGCCGAGAGCGCGTCGTTCACGACCGCGTTCGTGAAGATCGGGCTCGTCCCCGACAGCGGCCTCTCGCTCACGCTCCCGAAGCTGATCGGGTACGCGAAAGCGCTCGAGCTGTGCATGCTCTCCGACAAGATCGACGCCGCGCGCGCCGACGCGCTCGGCCTGTGCACGAAGGTCGTGCCGCTCGAGCGCTGTCTCGCCGAGGCGCAGTCGCTCGCCGCGACGCTCGCAAAAGGACCGCGCGCGCTCGGCTTGATCAAGCGCGAGCTGATTCGCAACGGGCTCGGCGAGGTGCAGCACGCGCTCGCGTACGAGGCGCACCTGCAGAGCGTCGCCGGCGCGACCGAGGACTTCGCCGAAGGGCTCGCGGCGTTCGCCGGCAAGCGCGCGCCGAAGTTTCGCGGCGCGTAG
- a CDS encoding DUF4189 domain-containing protein → MYLRRIAFFSLVALLVAPAAASAEFDNTVPWRNLSTNAPLVITRTSTWFNSDGTIRLCVNFRNVSNKAASRARITFEFDDSFDRPLRDAVLERSGSFGPGILIEGKMDVLGGNTDSFNNCVDRVQGTSIKPRIEKIDVTDVIFEDGTRWKKGEPFVRAFDNGGNRVIATTTPGASPSPGPAGSAPVVTISGATATGGMVGPAGALYGTIAWVPGSRTAYGVATDQQSQDQADFAAMTLCTKFTNGAGGCKPVERMTGTSKCAAIATDGTHIATAHGGDSGSTIQAVLTLLAQEGGTVDANSVVASKCNSH, encoded by the coding sequence ATGTACCTTCGCAGGATCGCGTTCTTTTCGTTGGTCGCGCTGTTGGTCGCGCCGGCTGCCGCTTCGGCGGAGTTCGACAACACCGTCCCGTGGCGGAACCTGAGCACGAACGCGCCGCTGGTGATCACGCGGACGTCGACCTGGTTCAACTCGGACGGAACGATCCGGTTGTGCGTGAACTTCCGCAACGTCTCGAACAAGGCCGCCTCGCGCGCGCGCATCACCTTCGAGTTCGACGACTCGTTCGACCGCCCGCTGCGCGACGCGGTCCTCGAGCGCTCCGGCTCGTTCGGGCCCGGAATCCTGATCGAAGGGAAGATGGACGTGCTCGGCGGCAACACCGACTCGTTCAACAACTGCGTCGACCGCGTCCAAGGCACTTCGATCAAGCCGAGGATCGAAAAGATCGACGTCACGGACGTCATCTTCGAAGACGGCACGCGCTGGAAGAAAGGCGAGCCGTTCGTGCGGGCGTTCGACAACGGCGGCAACCGCGTCATCGCCACCACGACGCCGGGCGCGAGCCCGAGCCCCGGGCCGGCCGGATCCGCTCCGGTCGTCACGATCAGCGGCGCGACGGCGACCGGCGGGATGGTTGGACCGGCGGGCGCGCTGTACGGCACGATCGCTTGGGTGCCGGGCTCGCGAACCGCGTACGGCGTCGCGACCGACCAGCAGTCGCAGGACCAGGCCGACTTCGCCGCCATGACGCTCTGCACGAAGTTCACCAACGGCGCCGGCGGCTGCAAGCCGGTCGAGCGCATGACGGGTACGTCAAAGTGCGCGGCGATCGCGACCGACGGAACCCACATCGCGACGGCGCACGGCGGCGACTCCGGCTCGACGATTCAGGCGGTCCTGACGCTGCTCGCGCAAGAGGGCGGCACGGTCGATGCGAACAGCGTCGTTGCGAGCAAGTGCAACTCACACTGA
- the panB gene encoding 3-methyl-2-oxobutanoate hydroxymethyltransferase: MSRRIGAAEIAARKGAAFPVVTAYDAPFARCAEEAGIDVILVGDSLGMVVLGYDSTAPVELNDMIRHCGAAVRGTQRAHVIADLPFGTYEASDELAVASATELVKRGRASSVKLEGGVNAAARIRAIVRSGIPVCAHIGVLPQTASLGSGFRLKRERERLVRDADAVAEAGAFAVVLEMVEDTLAAEITQRSPIPTIGIGAGPSCDGQVLVLHDLLGLYPDAPPFAKRYANLGEAATGALRAYADDVRAHAFPPARVKIAHDGNGYRP, from the coding sequence GTGAGCCGCCGGATCGGCGCGGCGGAGATCGCCGCGCGCAAAGGCGCCGCCTTTCCCGTCGTCACCGCGTACGACGCGCCGTTCGCGCGCTGCGCCGAGGAGGCCGGGATCGACGTGATCTTGGTCGGTGACTCGCTCGGCATGGTCGTGCTCGGCTACGACTCGACGGCGCCGGTCGAGTTGAACGACATGATTCGCCATTGCGGAGCGGCGGTGCGCGGAACGCAGCGCGCGCACGTGATCGCCGATCTGCCGTTCGGGACGTACGAAGCCTCGGACGAGCTGGCGGTCGCGAGCGCGACCGAGCTGGTGAAACGCGGCCGCGCCTCCTCGGTGAAGCTCGAGGGCGGGGTCAACGCAGCCGCGCGCATCCGGGCGATCGTGCGCAGCGGCATCCCGGTCTGCGCGCACATCGGCGTGCTGCCGCAAACTGCCTCGCTGGGCAGCGGATTTCGCCTCAAGCGCGAGCGAGAGCGGCTCGTGCGCGACGCCGACGCGGTCGCCGAAGCGGGCGCGTTCGCGGTGGTGCTCGAGATGGTGGAAGACACGCTCGCGGCGGAGATCACGCAGCGCAGCCCGATCCCGACGATCGGAATCGGCGCCGGACCGAGTTGCGACGGCCAAGTGCTGGTGCTGCACGACCTGCTCGGGCTCTATCCCGACGCCCCGCCGTTCGCGAAACGGTACGCGAACCTGGGCGAAGCCGCGACCGGCGCGCTGCGCGCGTACGCCGACGACGTCCGGGCGCACGCGTTTCCGCCGGCGCGCGTGAAGATCGCCCACGACGGGAACGGCTATCGTCCCTGA
- a CDS encoding Ldh family oxidoreductase, translating into MAETARVREGDLIAFVERALTRAGVDEAQAKIVADVLVAADRRGIESHGVARLRWFYVDRIRNGRIAARPRYEVARETDSSLLLDAGNGLGHPASHYAMTRAIDKARGSGIAFAAVRNSNHYGIAGYYAMMALEQDMIGICTTDSAHFAVPTFGRTKMQGTNPFAFAVPAGEEPPFVLDFATTTVTYGKLEVYERKGLPLKPGWAVDEEGASTTDPAVRHTGGSLLPLGGFGTENGGHKGYGLGVLAELLTGVLAAGWFGPALTLRESPDAPAGITSHFFGAIRIDALRDVAEFKRQMDEELRAFKRSAPAPAQSRVYVAGEIEHENEIAFRRDGIPLIAPVIDDLDSLAHELGIAPPTRIAV; encoded by the coding sequence TTGGCTGAAACGGCTCGCGTCCGCGAAGGCGATCTGATCGCGTTCGTCGAGCGCGCGCTCACCCGCGCCGGCGTCGACGAAGCACAGGCGAAGATCGTCGCCGACGTGCTCGTCGCCGCGGACCGGCGCGGGATCGAGTCGCACGGCGTCGCGCGGCTGCGCTGGTTCTACGTCGACCGCATCCGCAACGGCCGCATCGCCGCGCGCCCGCGCTACGAGGTCGCGCGCGAGACGGACTCCTCGCTGCTGCTCGACGCGGGCAACGGGCTCGGCCATCCAGCCTCGCATTACGCGATGACGCGCGCGATCGACAAGGCGCGCGGCAGCGGGATCGCGTTCGCCGCGGTGCGCAACTCCAACCACTACGGCATTGCGGGCTATTACGCGATGATGGCGCTCGAGCAGGACATGATCGGGATCTGCACGACCGACTCCGCGCACTTCGCCGTGCCGACGTTCGGGCGCACGAAGATGCAGGGGACGAACCCGTTCGCGTTCGCCGTTCCGGCCGGCGAAGAGCCGCCCTTCGTGCTCGACTTCGCGACCACGACCGTCACGTACGGCAAGCTGGAGGTCTACGAGCGCAAAGGCCTTCCGCTCAAGCCGGGCTGGGCGGTCGACGAAGAAGGCGCGTCGACGACCGATCCCGCGGTGCGCCACACCGGCGGTTCGCTGCTCCCGCTCGGCGGGTTCGGCACCGAGAACGGCGGCCACAAAGGCTACGGCCTGGGGGTGCTCGCGGAATTGCTGACGGGCGTTCTCGCCGCCGGCTGGTTCGGTCCGGCGCTGACGCTGCGCGAGAGCCCCGACGCGCCGGCGGGAATCACCTCGCACTTCTTCGGCGCGATCCGCATCGACGCGCTGCGCGACGTCGCCGAGTTCAAGCGGCAGATGGACGAAGAGCTGCGCGCGTTCAAGCGCAGCGCGCCGGCGCCGGCGCAAAGCCGCGTGTACGTCGCGGGAGAGATCGAGCACGAGAACGAGATCGCGTTCCGGCGCGACGGCATCCCGCTGATCGCCCCGGTGATCGACGACCTCGATTCGCTCGCGCACGAGCTCGGCATCGCGCCGCCTACCCGGATCGCGGTGTAG